GTCAAAAACCAAAGATCACTCAAGCTCGCAAGTCAGTCGCTCAGTTCCGGTTGCGTGAAGGCATGCAAATCGGTGCGATGGTGACCTTGCGTCGCGGACGGATGTATGAGTTCGCCGAACGATTGATTCGTCTGGCGTTGCCGCGAGTGCGGGACTTCCGTGGGCTCAACCCGAAGGCGTTCGATGGCAATGGCAACTACAGCCTCGGACTGAACGAACAACTGGTATTTCCCGAAATCAACGCCGACGCCGTCCAACACGTGCAAGGCATGAACATTACTTTTGTCACTTCTGCGAAGACCAACGAGGAAGGGCGTGAACTCCTTCGTGAACTCGGCCTGCCGCTCCGAGAGCAGTAACGGAATGCACGAGTCACAGACCACCGCGGACCGCAGGCCGCTCTCGATTCGACAAGGACTCTAACCGCCATGATGACCGACCCCATTGCTGACATGCTCACTCGAATTCGCAACGCGATCGCCATCGAGCGACCGCTTGTGGACATCCCAGCGTCGAAGCAGAAAGCCGCCATCGCAGATACCCTCAAACGCGAAGGGTACATCTGGGATTACGAGATTATCGAACAATATCCGCAGAACGTGCTTCGTATTACTTTGAAATACGGACCGAACGGGGAACTGGTGATCCAGCATCTCGAACGGACCAGTAAGCCCGGGCGGCGGGTTTACACCAAAGTGACCGATATGCCGGAAATCCTCCAGGGACTAGGGATTTGCATCCTTTCAACCCCGAAAGGCATCCTGAGCAACCGCGAAGCGAAAAAAGAGCACGTCGGCGGCGAAGTGCTTTGCACACTCTGGTAGTACATTCGACTCCGTATCCGAGTCGTCAAGTTGAAACACGTTTTTGGTAGCCAACGGAATCCGAGCCATGTCTCGAATCGGTAAAAAACCTATCCCAGTGCCAGATGGTGTCGACATCACCGTGCAAAACGGAACCGTCAACATCAAAGGCAAACAAGGCGATTTGTCACTGAATCCTCATCCGAATATGGATGTGGACTGGGACTCGGACGCTCGGGAACTGAAAGTCACCCGGCCGAACGACCAACGCGAGAACCGGGCCTTGCACGGTCTGACTCGCAGTCTCTTGAACAATATGGTTCAAGGGGTTCAGAATCCTTTCGAGAAGCGTTTGGAGATCCAAGGCGTTGGTTACAACGCTGTGCTCTCCGATGGCGTTTTGAACCTGTCCGTTGGGTTCGCCAACACCGTGCAACTTCGCGTGCCGGATGGTGTGATCTGCGAACTTCCAGACAACACCCATATTGTGATTCGCAGTGCGGACAAACAGGCCTGTGGTCAGTTTGCCGCCGTAATTCGCAAAGTCCGACCGCCGGAACCTTACAAAGGCAAAGGCATCCGCTACCAAGGCGAGCACGTGAAACGAAAAGCCGGGAAGGCGTTCGCAGGCGGGAAGTAACACTTGGGCGGAGATCGCTCAAGACATTGAACGTGCACAATTTCAGTCACGATCTCGTTGGGATCTGACATTTTAATCATCCGAGAGCATCATCGGAGGTAAACACGGTGAAGGCTCAGCAAAAATTTGCCAAGGCCAAGCAACGACGAACCTTTCGGGTTCGCAATGCGATTCGTCGCTCAGCAGTGGGTCGCCCACGGTTGTCGATTTTCCGCAGCAACAATCACATGTACGCCCAGATCATTGACGATGTGGAAGGCAAGACCTTAGTCTCTGCTAGCACGATCGAAAAAGACCTGTACGGCGCGG
This portion of the Thalassoroseus pseudoceratinae genome encodes:
- the rplE gene encoding 50S ribosomal protein L5 codes for the protein MSQLLQEYRERIVPALQKKLNITNVHAVPALKKIVVSMGVGSSIQDSKHLEEAVANLTQLSGQKPKITQARKSVAQFRLREGMQIGAMVTLRRGRMYEFAERLIRLALPRVRDFRGLNPKAFDGNGNYSLGLNEQLVFPEINADAVQHVQGMNITFVTSAKTNEEGRELLRELGLPLREQ
- the rpsH gene encoding 30S ribosomal protein S8, with the protein product MMTDPIADMLTRIRNAIAIERPLVDIPASKQKAAIADTLKREGYIWDYEIIEQYPQNVLRITLKYGPNGELVIQHLERTSKPGRRVYTKVTDMPEILQGLGICILSTPKGILSNREAKKEHVGGEVLCTLW
- the rplF gene encoding 50S ribosomal protein L6, coding for MSRIGKKPIPVPDGVDITVQNGTVNIKGKQGDLSLNPHPNMDVDWDSDARELKVTRPNDQRENRALHGLTRSLLNNMVQGVQNPFEKRLEIQGVGYNAVLSDGVLNLSVGFANTVQLRVPDGVICELPDNTHIVIRSADKQACGQFAAVIRKVRPPEPYKGKGIRYQGEHVKRKAGKAFAGGK
- the rplR gene encoding 50S ribosomal protein L18, with product MKAQQKFAKAKQRRTFRVRNAIRRSAVGRPRLSIFRSNNHMYAQIIDDVEGKTLVSASTIEKDLYGAGKHAGNKEAAAKVGQSIAQRAIEKGIKEVVFDRGPYRYHGRVAALADAAREAGLQF